In Cucurbita pepo subsp. pepo cultivar mu-cu-16 chromosome LG10, ASM280686v2, whole genome shotgun sequence, the DNA window AGCATTGAAGCCATTGATCAAACCAGCTACACCTAATCAAGTTCGCCCAAACATGTCATTAGTTACTCAATGAGGGAATCCAAGGGACTCCTCAGTTTTGTTCATGTGAAAAACAGAGTTCTCAAAAGGTTTGTCTGGCAGATATGATGCTGTTCAGATAGATTCATGTGTGTGTTGGTAAGGTTTCTGTCCTGGTTCTACTCTGTTCTCCCCATACATGTGTTCCTAATGGTAGAGAATTGAACTGTCCTGGGTGGGGAGGAGTCCTCTGTTATTTGATATGCAATGTTCAAATTATTGATGGCACAATGCTTGTGTTTGGTTGCAGATTCATTGATGtatattgatttcttttctgaAGTATCTCCATTTTTGAGGCGAACCAAGGTTCAGTTTTGTTGACGCCCATATTCTCTCTTTACCATCAAAATATACTTATTCCCTCTCCAGTTGTGCAATGTCAACCCCCAGCGTTGTGCTCTTCTATGTATAATGTCACCGCGGCTGCTGAGTCCATCAAAAGCGGCCCTCTCTATCGTCAGCTCTAACTTTCCCCTCTTGTACAAACAAATATTACCGAAACATTCAATTCCCGGCAACTCTAACAGAGAGGTTTACTAAACCCTTGAAGTGTCTCATGTTAATATGTAGATCCAAAAGCCGCTCCTAATTCTTTAGCTGTCACATTAGATTAATGCATCGAAGTGTTAATATTGTACAATAATGTAACTTCCATCAGATCTTTTGTACCATTTTTATGTATACCCATTTCTCAAGTACTTCAGTTATGTTCTGTATACAAGGGGGAGATACTCCAGTTATTTGTTATGTTCTGTATACAAGATTTGATCCCCAACCTTGTGAATTTCCTAACaaaatttaagtaaaattacaaaattacaaacattatcaataatttctttcttttagcataattatcaataaaattatttgtaacatcccCGATCCACCgcgtagatattgttttctttgaattttttctttcgggcttccccttaagctTCAAAATGCATCTTCttggggaaggtttccacgccctttatttttctttcgggcttcccctcaacgcTTCAAAATGCGTCTTCttggggaaggtttccacacccttataaagggtggttcgtttgttctcctctccaaccaagtgggacatcacattattaatttaaaattttaattaataacgTCTTAAATGGGTAAAAAACAGTAGAAAAGagcccttttttttattattattattgtatagTAATTTAAagtggattttttttaaaaaaaaaaatatatatatatatatacacacatacatatTTTGGTGAAGGAAAAGGGATCCACAAACCAAAGGGTCAAAACCAACAACTTATCGACAAAACCATTACAGCCGCTTTCCGTATAGCACACGGTTCCAGTGAAGGGCAAAAGGGTAAAATCAAAAAATGGTCCGTTGGTGGAAATGTCACGTGCAAATGATGAAAAGTCCATGTGGATGCACATTTCTTGATCTTTCCGCCCCGCCTTAAAAcccctaaccctaacccttcCTTGTTTTCATCGATTTATTTTGCCTTTTCACAAAGCTTCAATCTTTCACTTCTACTTTTACGTATCCAAGATGTCTTGCTACAGAGGCAAATACGCTGGTAATGGATTCCTTCCTCAtctttttcctctgttttcttttcatgcaTTTCATCTTTAGTTCAGATCTTGCGTTGGATGCTTCATTTACTTACTCTGTTCCGATCTccaattttctgttttttttttttttttttttttttttttttttttttttttttttttNTGATCCATCTGTTTTGCCTTTCATTTCGTGTTCTCATGCCACTTAACGCAATATTTCACTTCAATGAGAGTTGAAGCTTATGTGAATTGCCTGTATGGCACGAGATTCAGATGTTTATATGTTTTCTCGTTCAAATTCGTTGTAGCTAGtgctcctctttctctctagTTTACTTGGATGGTTCTAACTGCTGGTGAGTAGATCGATAGGGTAGCAGTTCAGATCTGTGTGTTCGGGGGTTTTCCTCCGTTAGATACGTAATAAGAGCATGGAAGAGGATACCCTTTTCTCACTCTTTCCGAAAAAGTATACCCAAAAAGACTGAACTTTGCTCTGAATGAAGTTGGTCGCCGAGTACCACTGGCGTCTAGATTCAGATCTTACGAATAGTGTTTGATGTCATGATTTTAGTTGATGTTTTTTTCTACCCGGCATCCTTGCTTTGGAAAATGTGTGTACTTTGATATTGGTAATTGTAGTTGTGTATGTACCTTTGATTTATGAGACCATATTgttgaatttagtttttacCTGTAGACAAAAGTTTATTGGGCATTCTGATGCTATTGACATTTCTGTACTTTTCTTGAGTATTTCTCTGAATTTACATTTATCCATTCTGCTGTTGTTCATTATttctgtattttctttcacctTGCAGACGAGCTTATTGCCAATGCTGCCTACATTGGAACTCCTGGAAAGGGTATTCTTGCTGCTGATGAATCAACTGGCACAATTGGAAAGCGTTTTGCCAGTATCAATGTCGAGAATGTTGAAACAAACAGACGTGCTCTTCGTGAACTCCTTTTCACTGCTCCTAATGCTCTCCAATACCTCAGCGGAGTCATTCTCTTTGAAGAAACTCTCTACCAGAAGACCTCTGCAGGTATTCTAACTAATCACTTGGTCTTTGGtcttttttaccattttgaaTCGCACTTTTTGAATCTTATGAACAGACAAAATTGATGGTTCTAACTATTTCTTTCCCTTCTGTTCCTTTGTGTAGGTAAGCCTTTCGTTGATGTTTTGAAGGAAGGTGGTGTACTCCCAGGTATTAAGGTTGACAAGGGCACTGTTGAACTTGCTGGAACCAACGGCGAAACCACAACCCAGGGTCTTGACGGCCTTGCCCAACGTTGCCAGAAGTATTATGAAGCTGGTGCTCGTTTTGCTAAATGGCGTGCTGTGCTCAAGATTGGTGCCAACGAACCTTCACAGTTGGCTATCAATGAAAATGCCAACGGATTGGCCAGATATGCTATCATATGCCAGGAGAACGGTCTTGTACCCATTGTAGAGCCTGAGATCTTGGTTGATGGTTCTCATGACATCAACAAGTGCGCTGATGTAACTGAACGTGTCCTTGCTGCATGCTACAAGGCTTTAAATGACCACCATGTTCTCCTTGAAGGAACCTTGTTGAAGCCCAACATGGTTACCCCTGGATCTCAATCTGCAAAGGTTGCACCTGAAGTTGTTGCAGAGTACACCGTGCGTGCCCTACAGCGTACAGTTCCTGCTGCAGTCCCTGCTGTGGTGTTCTTGTCTGGTGGACAGAGCGAAGAGGAGGCCACCGTCAACCTTAACGCCATGAACAAACTCAAGGGTAAGAAGCCATGGTCTCTTTCCTTCTCCTTTGGACGAGCCCTGCAGCAGAGTACTCTGAAGGCATGGTCCGGAAAGGAAGAGAACATCCCCAAAGCTCAGGCTGCTTTACTAGTAAGGTGCAAGGCCAACTCTGAAGCTACTCTTGGAACTTACAAGGGTGATGCCAAGATCAGCGAGGGTGCCTCGGAGAGCCTCCACGTTGACAACTACAGCTATTGATTAGTTTTGGGAGTGCTCTTGTTTTTAGACCCAAAAAGAGATAAGCTGCGGCATTTTGTATTTGGATTCTCAGGCTTCATATATGGCTCTCTTTCTAATCCCACCGCTAACATCAGGTTACGCCAGACGTTGGTAATAATAAGCTTGAGGAGAGTGTTTGCATGTGAGGTTTTTGCAAGTCTATTTTGTTAACATTTCAGTTGAAGAACCGAATATTTCGTGTTTTCTGTTGTAATTTTGATGTTTGTCATCGGTTAATAACAACATTCGTGATGGGAGTTTTGTGTTAGAGAATTTTTAGTCTGAGTCAATTTTGTTTATGCTCTCAGAGATTTTCTTATATTGTATATCATAACCTTACCGCACCAACAGAATCACCATCAAACCCCATTGTAGCTGCAGCTGCCCCTATCGCCGCCGTACAAGACGCTGCTGCAGCCTGATTGCCATGTGCCGCAGTGTAAACTAGTACTGGTAGCGAAGACGCCGAGTTAGGAAGGTCAGCGTCGGGGCCTTTGAGAGCCAACCAGCGGCCATTAATCTCGGACACCCATTAGCCGGAGCTCCGGCAGTGGACACATAGGTAAACGAGGAGTGTTTGGTGCTGAAGTAGACCAATAGCGAGCAGTTTGTGGTTTCAGATTGATTGACcaaatgaattaatattttgtttaagaaaGCATAGAGAAAGATTGAATAGAAATTTGTTGTATTTCCCAAAACTTTAGCCATTTCAACAAGTAAGTTCAACAGCCAATTCCTCCACCAACAGGCTAAAGATTGCAACCTCCAAATCAGTGGCTGCCTCTCCTCTCTGCGCCTGGTTTTTCTTCCACTCATCAACCTCCTTCCTCAAATCTTCTTCCACCATCATGTCAATCGTGTTGAATTTCACCTCTTTCCACATCTCCAACCTCTTGCAAACCCTTTGTATCACATCCTCTCTTGTCTCATCGTCTCTTCGATCTGCCTCTTCTTCGGAAACGAGATCGGTCACGAGTTTCCTCATGTCTCGAGGGAGAAACCATTTGGATTTACACAAGTTTGCATTGTCCGCAACCTCTTTCACAAACAATTCAATCTCGTTTTCATTATACAATTGAGCTGACCCATCGTAGTACTCGCATTCTTCGTTATTGAAGTAATCGTGATCATTTTCGTCTAGTTCTTCCTCTAGCATTACTTTCTCAAGCTCAATCGGGTCCAAGTCCGCAAGTTTCTCGAATCTACGAAGCTTGTTTAGTAGTTGCTGCTTTGTTCCTAACATAGATGTAAAAATGGTGATCAGAAATTGATAAACTGCAAATCATAGACTATCAAATGGACTTACGATGGCTACTTACTTTGCACAGATGCATAGCTGCATTCCAAACcgtaattttcttcttcttcttccccgtTCCCGTCTCCGTCCCTCTCCCTGTCGCCATGCCCTTCGTCGTAGCTGTAATCAAAAGGAGCGTCCAATACAGACACAGGACTACATTGCTCcttatcttcttcatcttgttcttcctgaatttttttcaaactttctGCACTGTTCACTATTTCGTCCTGTACAAACATTCAaacgaaattaaaaaatcaggATGATGGATATCAACATAACATCAAATCTAGATTCTCTACTTAATTTCCTTTCCTTCACTAAGTTTGAACCATGAACAGAAACTTAAAATGAGCCTAATTTTAAGCATCCAAATGAAGTTTCAAGGATTAGTGATTGAATATCATCCATTGAAACTAATGAACTTGAGGTTAATCAGTTTTTGATCAgataaaagttcaaaagaatTGGTCAGAAACTTGTACTGCAAAAAGTTACTGTATTCTAAAAAGGAAAGCAGTAAGGCAATACTGCAATACAAgagcaaaaaagaaagtggTTTTTGTCTGTTTTAACCAAATAGTTTCCCACTCAGAtagtaaaaaagagaaaacgaTCTTGATTGCAGAGATATGCTCAAAAGTACTATCAACAACACTCAGAGCATTTAATgtcaaagttcaaaattttcacgCTTACCCCTCTCCTGAAATGGAAACGGAATTCCTAAAAACAgagtaaattttcaaatttgagatGATGGTTATGACAAACCTCTTTGTAACGGTGACAAGGAGAGGCCGCCGGCGATGGAAAATCCGGCGTCCGGCAGCCGAACGAGGGGCTTCGTTGAAGAACAAATCGAAATGGGCTTTCACAGTAATCTTCCCCAAAATAAGCAACAGACGTCTCCTCTGAATCCTCGGATTGGCTACTACATGAAGTTCCCAAATCCATTGATCTTCCTTCTTCGTTGGTTTCCGACCAGAAGCCATAGCTAGACCTTCCATTGTGGGAACTCGTCTCGCCCTGCACTATGTGCCTTGGAACAGAGCTTTTTCTTTGCCCAAACGACGCCAACTCCGCTCCACCACCACAATCTCCAGTTTCACGGTTGGCGTTCCGATTTCGAAGAGTTAATCGCTTCAACACTGACCCAAATCGCGCAAACCCCTGATTCTTAATCTGGGTTTTTTTAGCCTTCATAGACGATTTCTGTTTATGAATCTTGAGAGCAGCTTCCAGAAGCAAAGCAGCCGTTCTAGCAGGAATATGGAGGAAAATAGCATTAGGGCTCTTGCAGGGGCTATGTCTCGCCGGAGAACGAAACTGAAAAAGCGGAGATTTCCTGAAATCCGGCGAAGGCTGGAAGGACGTAAAACACGCATTTTTGCAGAAATTTCCAGGAAAAATTGAATTCGTCGAAATGGGTTTCCGTTTTTTAACTTGCAAATCGGTTTTAGACGAAATCCTTTTGAGATTACCCCGTTTCTCAGCAATGTAGGTGTTCAAATGAAAGGGCTCTTGATCCTCTTCCAGCAACTGGTGCAAATTCTTGAGAGACATCATGGATGAATCAAACAGAGCCCAATCGAAGCCAAGAAGCGCAGAGATTGAAACGATTGGGTTTCCCGATGGAAATGAAATTGATAGGCGTGAAAAGGGAGTGAATGGAGGAGAAAACGGAGACGATGAAGAAGATTTAAGCAAAGGAGGGAGAGAAgtggaaaaaacaaaagagggagagagaaatttatgtcaaaaatgaaataaagaatTGCAGAGTTGCAAACCAAATGAAATACAGAGTGATTAGAAGAAAAGCagaagaattatatatatatatatatatatacacacacatatatatatatatgtatgtatataatgttatgttatgtaatAAAGATTGGAAATTAAGAGACCAGAAAGTACAGCACGTAATAAACATAATGTAAGGCGCAGTGTTTGTCTCAGCTAAATTACAAAacatttttgtgttttttaatGGGAAATTGCATCCCTCCTTCCTTCTTTCCTCCTCTTctccaaaaacaaattttgggTCAACATTAcatcaatgttttaaaaaagaatatatttttttgagaaCGTGTTCAAAATTTAGTTAAGAGTTCAAATATTTTCTCGAGAAAAGTGAATGTAATGGTTAAAATacttataagaaaattaagaacgAAGGTGGGTTGCATAAAGTAAGAGGTGTAGAGACGAAGGACCGTTAACATGAAGGAATGGACCATTAAAAGTGTACGATGCTTGACATAAGACAAATATGaccaaaatattttctagaaTTCTTCTATTCACAAATCTACCCTGAAATCTTCGAATGACATTAGAGATGTTCATGGAATAGACGGGATATggattgaatatatatatatatatatatattctcatGGGTAAAAAGGGTTCCTACTCCCTCTTACATTCCCGGTCTAAACAggaaatttcttttctatttgaagTTGGACTCTAGATGATCGTATTTccattaatttcttatttacttttagcattaattttaaaaattggttttgaagttgaattcaataattgattgatgatttttttgatAAGTAATATAAGAAATAACATTGATTGATTGCAAATTTGATACAAATAATGGTAATATTGTGTGactttttaattcaacttCTCATAAATACGAACATAATATCTCTatccaaatattaattttattatttaaaattagatgaaaatgaaataatgtattaaatattaaatataaaagcaattgaaattgaaattgaatgggTTTAGGGaaatggtaaaataaaaaataaaataaataaataataaaataaataaaaaaggcaACTTTTTATAGGAAACGAAGACGCGTGCCTGTGTGTCCAGAGTCCTTTCACGtttctgctttttttttttttttttttttttttttttttttttttttNTAAAATCTATTTCCAATCCCACTACTCCTCTTTCAcctttaattcaaattttccttctctatatattatttttctctcagtcttctaataataataataataataataataatatatttttttaatttttcataaaatatattgaaataataagaTTTTGTGGGGGCcgccatattttttttcacttttgtcGCCACTTGGACAATAtaaccctctctctcttttttatttatttatttatttatttatttaaagtaattaatacTCCTTTTTACTTCACACTAAttgttttatgattttaagaaatattagTCCCATTTAggtttataaaattattttaacaaatttaatgcGCACGAGGAGTGGGTGATATCATAAGGGTTGTTTGGAGAAAAGCTTGGAGATTTATAATTGGTTTCTTTTCTAGATTACATTTCTATTAATACCTAGGTTTTATGGGAAAATATATCATTTGGTATTCGTGTGTTCTTTTTGTCGACTCAACTACCCCTTTCCATTCTCAATAATTATTGCAACTATGCCCTTTATGAAATccacttttgtttttgtgtttaacCTAATTAACACATTCTCAATCTGTTTTAGTCAAATACTACGTCTTCTAAATGAGAGTGATCTTAAAGATACGTtggttaaaaaatactaagaatttataattatatgtaTGTGAATGAGGTGAATTTGGTGACTTAACATAGCCAACTAGGCATGTAGAGAATCAATTTTAGGTAagttattaacaaaatttacaaaataattggaACAAAATGCAGACCCGATGAAGTTTGAGtgacaataatatttaatattggGTGGAAAAATGAAAGTGGGAAGCCggaaaaggacaaaaaagaGAGCACCGTCAAGGGGTGCGCCGAAGCCATGTCGTTTAGCGAGAATCCAGTGATTGAAGTCCACGTGGAAGATTGAAACGCCGCATCCTGGTTTCAGAGACGGTCGGATATTTGTCCCCCTCTCCGCCCTTTCTACTTcccacctctctctctctctctctctctctctctctctctctaacatagGATTCTATACCGGTCTatgaaccgaaccgaaccgaaccaaGCCAAACGTGGGTCGGGTTGGAGATCTACATGGCATGGTATTTTCttatacaaaagaaaaaaaaatacattaaaagaaaaggaagaacaaaaaacaaagtagGATATGCAATGGGGACGGGGAGAGGGTTCTCATCACCTAGTCGTCGACAAATCTAAATCaaaatctaaatctaaatcaaaGAGGATATGGGAAATAtatggttttttatttttttgttggaattAAAGTGAATGAAGAAAGCatgatgaaattatttttagttatggGACAAAATTATATTCCTTCCTTATGGGACCCCGATGCTCTTTGTCGcctcccatttcttcttctttttcatttattttccaaaCTGTTTCTCAAAATTCTTACCTCAAAACAGAATCTTAACAAAAACCACTTTAATTATAGGAGACATGTCCTCCCAAACCGCCACCCACCTTCCCTTATAATATATTTCCCCTATCCCTATAACAAACAAATGGTACCACCACCTAACGACGCCACCGCAGCTTTTAGGGCTTGGCCCAATCTAATATTTATTCACTGGCTTCCTTCTCAGACCTTGGCCCAATCTAGTACCTATTGGGTTCCTTCTCAGACCTTGGCCCAATCTAAACGAGAGGCTAGGCCCAGTCTACTATTTAGTGGGGCGACCCCAATTTTCAAACCCAtttg includes these proteins:
- the LOC111803562 gene encoding fructose-bisphosphate aldolase 6, cytosolic-like; the protein is MSCYRGKYADELIANAAYIGTPGKGILAADESTGTIGKRFASINVENVETNRRALRELLFTAPNALQYLSGVILFEETLYQKTSAGKPFVDVLKEGGVLPGIKVDKGTVELAGTNGETTTQGLDGLAQRCQKYYEAGARFAKWRAVLKIGANEPSQLAINENANGLARYAIICQENGLVPIVEPEILVDGSHDINKCADVTERVLAACYKALNDHHVLLEGTLLKPNMVTPGSQSAKVAPEVVAEYTVRALQRTVPAAVPAVVFLSGGQSEEEATVNLNAMNKLKGKKPWSLSFSFGRALQQSTLKAWSGKEENIPKAQAALLVRCKANSEATLGTYKGDAKISEGASESLHVDNYSY
- the LOC111803561 gene encoding uncharacterized protein LOC111803561 isoform X1; amino-acid sequence: MMSLKNLHQLLEEDQEPFHLNTYIAEKRGNLKRISSKTDLQVKKRKPISTNSIFPGNFCKNACFTSFQPSPDFRKSPLFQFRSPARHSPCKSPNAIFLHIPARTAALLLEAALKIHKQKSSMKAKKTQIKNQGFARFGSVLKRLTLRNRNANRETGDCGGGAELASFGQRKSSVPRHIVQGETSSHNGRSSYGFWSETNEEGRSMDLGTSCSSQSEDSEETSVAYFGEDYCESPFRFVLQRSPSFGCRTPDFPSPAASPCHRYKEDEIVNSAESLKKIQEEQDEEDKEQCSPVSVLDAPFDYSYDEGHGDRERDGDGNGEEEEENYGLECSYASVQRTKQQLLNKLRRFEKLADLDPIELEKVMLEEELDENDHDYFNNEECEYYDGSAQLYNENEIELFVKEVADNANLCKSKWFLPRDMRKLVTDLVSEEEADRRDDETREDVIQRVCKRLEMWKEVKFNTIDMMVEEDLRKEVDEWKKNQAQRGEAATDLEVAIFSLLVEELAVELTC
- the LOC111803561 gene encoding uncharacterized protein LOC111803561 isoform X2 translates to MMSLKNLHQLLEEDQEPFHLNTYIAEKRGNLKRISSKTDLQVKKRKPISTNSIFPGNFCKNACFTSFQPSPDFRKSPLFQFRSPARHSPCKSPNAIFLHIPARTAALLLEAALKIHKQKSSMKAKKTQIKNQGFARFGSVLKRLTLRNRNANRETGDCGGGAELASFGQRKSSVPRHIVQGETSSHNGRSSYGFWSETNEEGRSMDLGTSCSSQSEDSEETSVAYFGEDYCESPFRFVLQRSPSFGCRTPDFPSPAASPCHRYKEDEIVNSAESLKKIQEEQDEEDKEQCSPVSVLDAPFDYSYDEGHGDRERDGDGNGEEEEENYGTKQQLLNKLRRFEKLADLDPIELEKVMLEEELDENDHDYFNNEECEYYDGSAQLYNENEIELFVKEVADNANLCKSKWFLPRDMRKLVTDLVSEEEADRRDDETREDVIQRVCKRLEMWKEVKFNTIDMMVEEDLRKEVDEWKKNQAQRGEAATDLEVAIFSLLVEELAVELTC